The genomic window CGTCGCTCGTCAGTTGGGTGAAGCACTACCGCCCCGACGAGCACTCCCCCAACAGCGCCGTCTCCTACTACCTGAAGGGCGAGGTCGTCTGCGCGCTGCTGGACATGGAGGTGCGCCGCGCCACGCGGGACGCGAAGAGCCTGGATGACGTCATGCGCTGGCTGTGGCGGCACCACGGCGACGGCTCCGGCGTGCCGGAGGACGGCGTGGAGAAGGCGGCCAGCGCGGTGGCGGGCGTGGACCTGACGCCCTTCTTCGACCGGGCGGTGCGCTCCACGGAGGACCTGGACTACAGCGTCTTCGCGCACGTCGGGCTGGAGGTGTCCTTCCGCGTGCGCGAAGCCCCCAACGACAAGGGCGGCACGCCGCCGCGCCTCAAGCAGGAGCCCCGGCCGAAGGGCTGGCTGGGCGTCACCCTGCGCGGCGCCTCCACGCTGTCCACCGTGCCGGAGGGCACGCCCGCGCTGGAGGCGGGCCTCTACCCGGACGACGAGGTGGTGGCGCTGGACGGCTGGCGCGCGGACGGCGCGGGCCTGATTGCGCGCTGCGAGGACAAGCGCCCCGGTGACACGGTGAAGGTGACGCTGTTCCGCCGCGACCGGCTGCTGGAGGTCCCCGTGGTGTTGGGCCAGAAGCCCGCGGACGCCGTGTGGCTCCAGCGCGTGGAGCGCCCCACCGACGCCCAGAAGGCCGCGTTCCAGGCCTGGCTCGGCGCGCCCTGGGACGAGACGCCCGGACCGGCGTAGTAGGCTTCCGCGGCACCATGGCCGCCCCTGCCTCCACCCGGTGCCCGTCCCACCCCGCCGCCGTCGCCGGCTGGCGATGCGAGCAGTGCGAGTGCCTGCTGTGCCCCTCCTGCGTGGAGACCCGGCGCATGGGGACGGTGGAGTACTTCGCCTGCGGACGCTGTGGGGGCACCGCGAACGTGCTCCTGCGCCACCGCTCGGACTCCGACTTCCGGCAGCGCCTGAAGGACGCCCTGCGCTACCCGCTCACGGGCCCGGGCCTGCAGACGCTCGTCGCCGTCAGCCTGATGCTGGCCGTGCTGCGCTCGCTGGGCGTGGGCATCCGCCTCTTCCAGGTGCTGCCGCTGACCCTGGCGCTGGGCGTCTTCTGGACCACCTTCTTCGCACTCGTGCGCGGCGCGGCCCGGGGCGACGCGGATCCGGAGTCCCCCGACTTCAGCGACATCGTCCGGGACAACCTGTGGCCGGGCCTGCGCGGCCTGTGCGTCACCGTCGGCGTCTTCCTGCCCGCGATAGCGCGCGCCCTGTTCCTGGCCCCGCCGTCCGCGGACCCCTTCCTCCTCCTCGTGGTGGGCGCGCCCCTGGAGACCGTGCTGTCCCCCGCCGCGCTGGCGGACCCGCTCACCTGGGGCCTGGCGCTGCTGGGCTTCCTGTGGCTGCCGTGGGCGTGGCTGCTGGCCTCCATGGGCCAGTCCATCCTCGGCGCCCTCCACCCCTTGCGCGCGCTCGCGTGCATCCGGGCCCTGGGGCGCGCCGCGGCCACCGTGATGGGCGTGTTCGTGATGCTGGCCATCGTCCACGCGGCGATGCACCGGCAGGCGGACGCCATCCTGGAGTTCCAGGTCTTCTTCCTGTCGCGGTGGTTCGCGGAGGCGACCACGTTGATTGCCCCCTTCGCCGCCGCGAACGTGCTGGGGCTCGTGCTGTACGTGTACGGCGATGCGCTGGGCTACCTGCCCACGCGCGAGTTCATGGAGCCGGTGCTCGCCCACGCCGTCCCGGAGCGCGCCCCCCAGCCCCTGCGCGGCGGCGAACCGGAAGCCCCGCCCCCTGAGCCCGCGGACGCGGCGCTGTCCGCGCAGGAGGTGGCGTCGCGGCTGGCCACGTTCACGCAGGCGGTGGAGGCGCGCGACGTGCCGCAGGCGCTCGCCCTGTACACGGCCCTGCGCGTTCTGCCCCGTCTGAACGTTTCGCCCACGCAGCACCTGTTCGTCGGGCAGGCCGCGGCAGTGGAAGGAAACTTCCCACTGTCGGTCGAAGCGCTGGAGGCCGCGGCGGACGCGGCGCCCGAGGAGCCCACCGCGCCCCGCGCCCTGGTGCTGCTGGCGCGCGTGCAGGGGGAGAAGATGGGAAACGCGGTGCGCGCGGAGGAAATCTACCGGTACATCCTGCACCGCTATCCGGACACGGATGCCGCCCGTTTTGCCCATGCGAAGGTGATGCCCGCCGCATGATTCTCGCGTTGCGGCACCCGTCCCCCGGTACCAGATTGCGTGCATGGGACGGGTTGGGGACGTGGGGATGGGGAAGCGGATTCGGACGTATGGATGGTGGGGGCTCCTCGCGAGCGCGCTGGTGGTGACGGGCTGTGACGAAGCCCCGAGCGCCAATCGCCAAGAGGACTCGTGCGCGGAGCCCATGTCGCTGCGGGTACAGGTGGTGTCGTCGGATGGCGCGCGCATCCAGGGGGCCACCGTGACGGCCACCAACCTGGAGAGCAACGTCAGCATCACCGGCGTGACGGATGACCGGGGCATCACCACGGCCATCAACGAGCACCTCGCGCCCAGCCCCATCCGGGTGATGGCCACTGCGGGCTCGCACGTCACGGCCGCGCAGCGCGTGGAGTGGACGTGTGACGCATGTCACTGCACGCCTGTTCCCGCCGAGCTGACCCTCGAATTGCAGGACTGACGTCCACACCTGTCAGGCAGGGCCCGGACGGCGCGGAAATCCGCCGTCTGGGGCCGTGGGGCGGTTGTGCTGACCTGCCCGCGTGCGGTACGGCTTACGCCATGCGTCAAACCCGCATGCGCGCCCCCGCTTTGGACAGGCTCCCCTTCCTCCAGGCCGCCCGCTCGGTGAGCCAGACGTCGGGGTGCTGGACGTGTTGTCGCGGCACTGGTGTTCCCCCGCCCCAGTAAGCCGTGCAACCGCGCTACCCGCCGGGTAGGCATTACCGCAGCTCCCCTTGAAGGTCCCCCATGTCCGCAGACAGTGTGGAAGTGCTGCTCCAGTGCTCGGTCACCGAGCTGACGGGGCGGTTCGTCACCCAGGCACAGCCCATCCCCCAGGGCCTGCTGGAGGCGCTGGAAGCCGACCCCCGCCAGGGCGCGCAGGGCCTGGCCCGCCGGCTGCGCTCGCGCCAGGAGAAGAACCGGGCGGAGGGCCAGCGGCTGCGCCACCTGCTCAAGTTCGAGACGGAGCTGTGGGAGCAGGGGCTGCTGAAGGTGGCGGGCGTGGACGAGGCGGGCATGGCGCCGCTCGCGGGCCCCGTCGTCGCCGCCGCGGCCATCCTGCCCCGGGGCTACCGGCTGCGGGGGTTGGACGACTCGAAGAAGATTTTGGATCCGGACAAGCGCGAGGCGCTGGCGGAGGCCCTCAAGCGCGACGTGGTGGCGTGGGCGGTGGGCCAGGCGGAGGTGGAGGAGATTGATCGGCTCAATATCTACCACGCGGGCCTGCTGGCCATGCGCCGCGCGGTGGAGGGGCTGGGGCTGACGCCGGACTACGTGCTGGTGGACGCGCGCACGATCCCCCAGTGCCCGTCGCCGCAGCGGGGCATCATCAAGGGCGACTCGCTGTCGCTGAGCATCGCGGCGGCGTCGGTGCTGGCGAAGACGACGCGAGACCGGCTGATGGCGGAGCTGGACACGCGCTACCCGGGCTATGGGCTGGCGGCGCACAAGGGCTACCCCACCGCGCAGCACGTCGCGGCGATTCAAGCCCTGGGGGTGCTGCCCATCCACCGGAGGAGCTTCGGGCCGGTGCGCGAGGCGCTCGGCCTGGGGCAGCCTTCCGCGCCCTCCCCGATGCAGTCGGACCTGTTCGCCGCTACGTCTGAACAGGTGGCGAAGCGATGAGCGCGGACCGGGACATCGACGGGTGGTTGGCCGAGCGGGGCGTCACGCTGATGGACGCCCGCGTGCGAGCGCGCGGCGTGCTGGAGGAGGCGGGGCTCACGCGGCCGGGCAAGGCGCGCATGAGCGAGCCCAAGCTGCTGCGAGCGGCCGAGGTGCTGACCGAGCGCTTCTTCCAGGTGTGCGCGGATCCCGCCTGCCTTCAGGTGGCGACGGCGAGCGGCCGGGAGCCCCTGCGCGTGGAGCCCCGGAGCCACTGCGCGCGGTGCGGCGGGTCCGCGAACCGGCGCGCGGAGGTGGCGTTCCTGGAGGTCTGCCGCGACCAGAACGTGAACCGCGTGGTGGTGGTCGGTGGCTCGCCCGCGGTGCGAGAGGAGTTGGAGTCGAAGCTGGGCGGCCACATCGACCTGCGCATGGTGGACGGCACGGAGCGGCGCACGTCGGACCGCGCGCGGAGCGACCTGGAGTGGGCGGACCTGGTGTTGGTGTGGGGTGCCACGGAGCTACACCACAAGGTGTCTGGCCATTACACGCACGGGCCGCCCGCGCATCACCACAAGGTGGTGCACGTCGTGAAGCGGGGCGTGGCCGCGCTGCTGGATGAGGCGATGATCCACCTGCAACGCGCCGCCGCGCGCTGAGGGCTCAGGGCTTGAGTTGCGGTCTGTATCAAGACATCGGGCGGTGACTTCAAGGCGGAGGGCTCGATTCCCTCCGCCTCCACAAGAAGTAACCCACCGCCTTGAGCCGCGCCCCCTCCAGCAGAGGGGGCGCGGTTTGACTCCAGGGACCAAATTCGGTCAGTTGGGACCGAAATTGGACCAAAGTTGAACGTCTTTGAGAGGTGAAGCCTCCAACTCTCCAGTGCGCCAACGGGCTCGTGTTCTGTCTTCTTCGCCTGACGGTGGTTCATCCCCTTGGACACCTCTTCCCGTTGGCCGAGTAGGGCCGAAAAACCTCTGCGCATGCGGTGTTCATAGCGAGCTTTGCATTGTCGGCCTGCCTTATAGGCCGATCCGGCGCAGCGCTTCGCGTCTGAGGTGGCCCGGGACTTTGGGTCTGGCCACCCTTGCGCACGGGATGGGCACCACGGGGGCCGAGGTGGCGCTCGGCGCGAGTGTCCGCCGCGCACCGGGCAAACTCCGCAGCCCCGAGGTGGTGGTCGGCACGGGCTCTGGCCGCTACTGCGCACCGGGCAAGCTCCACGGCGCCCGGGTGGTGCTCGGCGCGGAGGCTGGCAGTCACTCCATATGGCGAGGACACCACGGCTCCGAGGTGTTGCTCGGCACGGGTCATCTATACAGCCCGAGGTGGTGCTCGGCGCGGGCAAGCTCAACGGCCCCGCCTTGGCGCTCGGCACGGACGTTGGCGGCCACCACGCACCGGCAGGCGCCACGGCCCCGAGGTAGTGCTCGGCATAAATCCTCGCCGCCGCTGCGTACCTCGCAGATGCCACGCCATGAGGTGGCGCTCGGGGAGGCCCGATCCGCTGGGTTCTGGCCGTGGCCCTACCTCGCCCTGGAGGATGAAGCTCTTTCCTGCTGGGGGACTTGATGAGGGTACATCGCGCTGTCGCGCTACTCCTGCTGGTTTGGCTGACAGGCTGTGCCTCAGGGCGCATGGTGCGCTTGGAAACAGGCCAGGGGTCGCCAGTCGTCTTCACGCCTCACAGCGACGAAGCCGGGCCGGTGGAGGTGGAGCGGCGCGAGTTCAAAGCGGCCGTGGCGAGGCTGGCGCGGGGCGTGAGTCTCCCGGCCAATCCCGAGCAGGCCGCGCGGCGCCTGATGGGAGTGGACGCCCGAGGCGGCACGTACCTCTTCGATCCGCGCACCCGGCGGATGACGCCAATGGAGGGGGCTGCACTGGTCTCCGACATGCCGCTAGCAGAGGTGGAGCTGACGCGGGCATATCTGCGTTGGTGCGAGCGCACCGGGCGCAAGGGCGACTGTCTGCATTTGCTGGCGGAGAATCCTACCGTCACCGGAGACGGGCGCTATGCGCTGGCCATGGCCATGGCTCAAGGGGTTGTCCTGGAAGAGATGCTGGATGCCTTCAAAGGGATGGCCGATCCGCATGCGGCGCTCTCGGCAGCGCTGTGGACCATGACCCTCTATCTGGTCCTCTGGTCGGTGCCCGAGCCGGTGAGCAAGGGCCTGGCTGCCGTGATGACGGCGACAGCCATTGTCTACCTCGGGGTGGACACCTTCTGGACGCTGATAGCGGGCTTCAAACGGCTGGTGGAAGAGGCGGACCGGGCCACCACGTTTGACGAACTCCGCGATGCGGGTGAGGGCTACGGCAAGGTGATGGGCCGGAACGCGGCGCGGGCCTTCGCGCTGCTGGCGACGGTGGCCGTCGGTAACACGGCTGCGGGCTTCGCCTCGAAGGTGCCGACTCTGCCCGGTTCAGTCCAGGCGGCAGCGCTGGCCGGGGGCCGCGCGGGTATCCGCCTTGCCGCCGTGGGCGAAGTAGGAGCGGTGGCGGTGACGGGCGAGGCTGTCACCGTGGCGCTGGCCCCCAACGCGGTGGCCATGACGGCACGGGCCATGGGGGGCGCGGCTGCCGCACCGGTAGACGCGAAGGGCCATGACCACCACATCGCTACGAACAAGTGGTGGAAGTCCGCGAACAATGACGGCCCGTGGTCGCCTGAGTTTCAGAAGATTTTCGACAAGGCGGGCATGTCGCTGGACGACCCGGCCAACATCGTCCACGTCAAGGGCCACAAGGGGCCGCACCCGCTGGCGTACCACGAGCGAATTTTCGAGCGGCTGACTGGTGCGACAAGAGGGTGCCGCACCATGCAGCAATGCCGCGAGGCGCTGACAGAGGAACTCCGCAAGTTGGGGCAGGAAATAGCCACTCCAGGCACCAAGCTCAGCAGGCTGGTGACGGGCACCTAGTAGGGCCAGAATGGTCAACATGCCGAAGCGGTACTTCAAGCTTGCCGTCGATATGTCCGTCAAGGGCCGTTGGTCGCTCGGAATGCTCGCTGATCTTCAGGGCCGGGAGTTGGACGACCCGTGGACGTTCACGGATGGAAGGCTCCTTCCCGACCCGGGACGCTTGACGCTTCCCGTTACCAACCCGGGAAGGGCGGTGGACTTCAGTTATGGGGGCATCGCTACCCCGGTGGTACATCCCAGGGTCGCGTCCGTCTTCGCCCAGCTCGCTCCCGAGGACGTACAGCTCTTCCCCGTGTGGATTGAGGGTCAACCTGAGCCATTCTGCGTCCTCGTAGCCAACAAGTTGATTCGCTGCATTGACAACGAGGCTTGCGAAGAGGTCCAGATATGGACGCCAGAGGATGGGCGACCTGAGAAGGTCGGACAGTATCGGGATATATGGGGCTTGCGCATTGCCCCCTCGAAGGTGGCCGACTCCAAGGTGTTCCGTACCTGGGGATGGCACATCGCCTTGATCGTCCGTGAAGAAATCCGTGATGCGCTAGAGCGCCTGGGCGCCACGGGAATGAAGCTTGAAGAGGTCTAGGTGCATATTCCAAGGCTCCGAGGTGATTCTCGGTGCCGGTGCTGGCTGACACGGCGCACCGGGGGGCTCGACGTCCCGAGTTGGTGCTCGGCGTAGGCCGTGGCTGCCACCACTTACCGGGAAAGCTCCACGGCTCCCGGGTAGCGCTCAGCGCGGGCCTTGACTGCCGCTGCGCACCGGGCGGGCTCTCCGACCCCGAGGCGGTGCTTGATATGAGGCCCTGCTGCCACTGCGAGCCGGGCAAGGCACGGCCCCAGGTGGCGAGCTCTTCTGGCCCGAGGTGGCGTTCGGTGTGGACCCTGGCTGCCAACACGCGCCCGACAGGCACCACGGCCCGAGCTAGAGTGCTTGAGTAATGCCCGGCCGAACTGAGAGTATGCAGGTATGAACGTCTACAACTTTCATACCTATATGGATGCCAAGAGCGAATGGCGCTGGCAACTGGTCGCACCCAATGGCCGCGTCGTGGCCGACTCGGGGGAGGGATACAGCAGTCTAAGCGCAGTTCGCGAGGCCGCTCAGCGCGTGAAGGACAATGCCGCGACGGCGACAATCGACTGAAGTTGCTCGTACGGTCGTCGTTCAGCAAGCCTAGCCCGGATCGATCATGAGTGGTTCGGGGATGGTGCCGGTGCTTTCCCACGACGGGGCGAGCAGCCGACCTCGTTCTGTAACTTTAGGCTCCGCCGCAACGGCCAATTTGTACGCAGCGCTAGCTAGGTTCGTCACCTGTGAAGCCGTGCCGGTACGCAGCGGCAGCCAAGCCCCGCTGCGCACCGTGGGGGCACTCCGGCCCGAGGCAGTGCTCGGCATGGGCCCTGGCTGCTGCGCCGCCGGGTGGGTACTCCGGCCCGAGGTGGTGCTCGGCATGGGGTGTCAGGGGCCGGGTCAACGGACCGCATCCGCGTCGGCCAAACGGATCGCGACTCCTGATCGCTCAGGACTGGCCGCTTGCGGCCGGTTGCCCTTCGCTCGCGCGCGGAGGGAGCGTCAAGGGCGCAGAACCGTTCAGGTTTCGGCGTAGCCAACCCTTGACGCTCCCGAGCACGCGGGTTCGTCGGACTGATCGGGACTGCGATCCGAGGAGGTGACCCACGAGCGATCCGATGGGGCGGCTCATGACACTGCCTACTCTCCAGTCCGATCAAGAATCGCGCTCCGTCGTTTAGCATTCCCGGCGAAACCGAGGTTTACTAAAGCCAGCTTTTTGCGACCCCGTCCAATAAACGCGAAAGAACCAAATGGATATGATCGAATGGCTGGAATGGGAACAACTTCTTAATCCATTTGAATTCAGGCCAACCGTGCACGGCCAGCTCCCCGACTCAGTCCGAGCGGTGAAGATTCATCGAAATACTGACCTCACCCTCCGCGTACTTGCCACTGGAACCCAAACAAGCGCATTTTCACCAGTCTCCGCAAACTCCAACCTGCGTCTTGGCGAGCGGTATCCGACGCCACTGCCAATTGAAGGCTACCACCCCGGCCTGCGAAGGGCGGTTCTTGAAGGGCTGACAATCCATAGTAAGTCGACTACCGGCGAAGGTAACTTCGAGTTCAGCGGCACAGCGCAAGCCCTTCGCCTTGAAACCGACGCCCAACCAGACGGAGCACGATTCGAGTGGCTCACCAACTATTCTCTCGGAAACTTTGTGCCCCCAAGAAGAACCAACCGAGTCTGGTCTTCAAAACTCACCATAGAGCGAGACTCACTTCCAGCCCTCCTGATTGATCTTGATAAGCCATTTCCGGCAAGTGATTTTTCAACAGATCACTTCGAACTAAACGTCAAGCTAGATGGGACGCCATTCAAGCTGAGGATTGGTGAGCCAGCTTCAGGTGTACCCAAAACTCTCATTCCCGGATACGTCTGGTGGAATTCTCACGGTGGTCCCATCCCCACGGAAGATCAGCGTTCATGCATCCTTGCAGGAGTTTCATTTCTGCTCGGACGGCAAATTGCCACAATAGGCCACACTACTTTCAGCTCTACATGGACACCTGCCGAGAAGAGTTCGATTGCGCCTCGACTCATCACCAAACTTGGCCGTTCATTTGGTCCACCCGTCCAGTTGAGTCCCCCAGGAGAGGAGAACGCTTGGCTCAGTGAAGATGTGGCAGGGAGGATTGTCGCAGGCTTTATCCATCACGCGAAGAGCCTCGATTTGGAACACGCTCTGTGGCGTTACTGGGTGGGCCTCAGTTCTCCCTTGGATGTTCAGCCGGCTCATTTCGGGGCAGCGCTTGAAGCGCTAAGAACTGGCTATTTCGATAGCCTATCTTACTCCAACACTCGTCTTCTTCCAGGCGAGGTATGGAAGCCTGCGAAAGAGGCTTTTGCAAAAGCTCTAGCGGACTTCAAAGGGCGCCTAGAAAAAGTTCCCCATATGCATCCCGAGGCGAGCGATCCATGGGATAGGGCTGTAGCTGAAATCGCGCCGGGAGATCGAGAAACAGCTCTCAGAATATATTCCAACAAAATAAACCAGTTCAATGACAAGAGCGGGAACATGCAGTGGGAGGATTTTTTCACACAGCTCAAGCTGCCATCGGGCGATGTAGAAACATCCGCCCTTCGCCAGAGGAATGGACCAGCACATGGATCCCGATACAGGGGTGATTACTCTGTCCTTGCAGCGTCCGTTCACGCACTGCAAGCTCTCTTCAACCGCTGCATCCTTCGGATAACAGACGGTGCAGATCATTACATCGACTACTCAACCTACGGATTCCCAACACGCCGGATTGAAGAGCCGCTGGGAGGGCCAGAAGGTGATGGCAAGCCAGCGAAGATTATCTAACAAGCGCCTTCCAAGCCAGAGGCCGTAATTCCTGGTCGTCTGGTCTGCCGCTGAAGTCGAATTTCCGGCCTCAGCCGCTACTTATCGATCAAGAATCGTGAACTTCCGTTTAAACTCAGGCGCAACCCGCGCGTCATGATCGGGGTCCTGGCTGCCCGTGCGTTGCCGCTGCTGTGTCCAAGGCGCCACGGGTGCAGGGCGCTCACACCGCGCAGCGGCGACCCGCAGCGCTGGTTCCATGTGTAGAGCGGCCACCTCGCAGGGACCAAAAAAGAACCAAATCCAATGGACGGGCCTGGACTCACCCGGACAGGAAGCCGTCCCCTTTTTCAGAGGGAAAACCAGACGGTCGGCCTGTAGTCGGAGTAGGGACCAACTCCGCCTACGAGGCTTCGAATCCCGCCGCCTCCACTTTTTTAGCATGTCTTTACGGATGCTTAGCGGCATCCTCCATCCGTGTTGCACGTATGTCGCACGCGGGCGCAAAGGGCCGGTCCGAGGTACTGCAGGCCCAGACGGGAAAGTGCTCAGTGCTTGTGCTGCGCGTGCCCACTTGGTCCCGAGGAGGACTCAGCCTTGGGGCGTGCCTCGGCGCCGTCCACACGCACGACGAATGGCACCGTCGCCACCCCGCCATGGCGCTGCACCTGCGCCCAGAGCT from Corallococcus soli includes these protein-coding regions:
- a CDS encoding AHH domain-containing protein; the protein is MRVHRAVALLLLVWLTGCASGRMVRLETGQGSPVVFTPHSDEAGPVEVERREFKAAVARLARGVSLPANPEQAARRLMGVDARGGTYLFDPRTRRMTPMEGAALVSDMPLAEVELTRAYLRWCERTGRKGDCLHLLAENPTVTGDGRYALAMAMAQGVVLEEMLDAFKGMADPHAALSAALWTMTLYLVLWSVPEPVSKGLAAVMTATAIVYLGVDTFWTLIAGFKRLVEEADRATTFDELRDAGEGYGKVMGRNAARAFALLATVAVGNTAAGFASKVPTLPGSVQAAALAGGRAGIRLAAVGEVGAVAVTGEAVTVALAPNAVAMTARAMGGAAAAPVDAKGHDHHIATNKWWKSANNDGPWSPEFQKIFDKAGMSLDDPANIVHVKGHKGPHPLAYHERIFERLTGATRGCRTMQQCREALTEELRKLGQEIATPGTKLSRLVTGT
- a CDS encoding carboxypeptidase-like regulatory domain-containing protein produces the protein MGKRIRTYGWWGLLASALVVTGCDEAPSANRQEDSCAEPMSLRVQVVSSDGARIQGATVTATNLESNVSITGVTDDRGITTAINEHLAPSPIRVMATAGSHVTAAQRVEWTCDACHCTPVPAELTLELQD
- a CDS encoding YegP family protein, with translation MNVYNFHTYMDAKSEWRWQLVAPNGRVVADSGEGYSSLSAVREAAQRVKDNAATATID
- a CDS encoding B-box zinc finger protein — encoded protein: MAAPASTRCPSHPAAVAGWRCEQCECLLCPSCVETRRMGTVEYFACGRCGGTANVLLRHRSDSDFRQRLKDALRYPLTGPGLQTLVAVSLMLAVLRSLGVGIRLFQVLPLTLALGVFWTTFFALVRGAARGDADPESPDFSDIVRDNLWPGLRGLCVTVGVFLPAIARALFLAPPSADPFLLLVVGAPLETVLSPAALADPLTWGLALLGFLWLPWAWLLASMGQSILGALHPLRALACIRALGRAAATVMGVFVMLAIVHAAMHRQADAILEFQVFFLSRWFAEATTLIAPFAAANVLGLVLYVYGDALGYLPTREFMEPVLAHAVPERAPQPLRGGEPEAPPPEPADAALSAQEVASRLATFTQAVEARDVPQALALYTALRVLPRLNVSPTQHLFVGQAAAVEGNFPLSVEALEAAADAAPEEPTAPRALVLLARVQGEKMGNAVRAEEIYRYILHRYPDTDAARFAHAKVMPAA
- a CDS encoding ribonuclease HII is translated as MSADSVEVLLQCSVTELTGRFVTQAQPIPQGLLEALEADPRQGAQGLARRLRSRQEKNRAEGQRLRHLLKFETELWEQGLLKVAGVDEAGMAPLAGPVVAAAAILPRGYRLRGLDDSKKILDPDKREALAEALKRDVVAWAVGQAEVEEIDRLNIYHAGLLAMRRAVEGLGLTPDYVLVDARTIPQCPSPQRGIIKGDSLSLSIAAASVLAKTTRDRLMAELDTRYPGYGLAAHKGYPTAQHVAAIQALGVLPIHRRSFGPVREALGLGQPSAPSPMQSDLFAATSEQVAKR